The Rhinoraja longicauda isolate Sanriku21f chromosome 28, sRhiLon1.1, whole genome shotgun sequence DNA segment AACAAAAAAATTGCAAAACCAGTTAGTGCGATTTAAAAATGCAGACTGCTGAGAAAAATAACCATCTGAAATTGTTTTTAATAATCAAGTGAAATCCCATTAAATGTCAACTAATTTCAACAACGCAAAAACAGGTGAGCAAATTTGCATTCAGTCCAATATAAACAATTCAACagtaaaataaattttattatTGCAACATTAGCTTCAAAACTAAAAAAGTATGCAGTTAAATTCATGGCGAGCAATTTATTTGCTATAATCATAACATGCAAatagagatacagtacaagtgaaaTTATCTAACCAACCACTGAACCTTACGATTCTCCAGAGGCTGCGATGCCCAATAAGACAGAATTTCACTAATACACCTTCATGGATGAAACAAAATAAAACCCCAGAACATCAAAGCGCCAAGATAAAAGCACACGTTTATTCTTCATCAGATGAGTCTCTTTCAAATGTATACATCATGAAGAAAGCGTCTGGTCTTTTTGGGACAAGGGGATGCCCAGGTCTCACAATCTCAAAGCCAAGAAAGCTAAATGTGCGAAGTAGTGGAGCTGAAATTTAAATTCAAAACATTAAGTCAACATGAAAAATATGCTTGGTGGACTGCTTAAAATACAATGAATAATTGCACTGCACAATGAATTATAACTAGAAAATTCTTCATTCAACAGCTCGATTGCTAAACGCACAAAATGTGTTTATGTCCATGACAGCAATATATTCCTCAGGTTTACTTATGCAGTCACAGTTGCTCTGTGGTGCCTATTTCCATGAGACTGCCTGGCTAGTGAACTTTCAACACCATTTGAAATATTCACTTCAATGCAAATCAACATATCTGGTTATAGAAGATTAGTTGGGAAACTTGTACAAAGTACATGAAGCAAATGTCATACCATATACAGCTCCAAGCTCCCATAATGTTTCTTTCTTGTAAAACATATCCAAAGCTCAGCTCATTCACCAAGTTAATGGAGGGAAAGTGTTGACCTTCTAAGTCTTAATGATCAATCTTGTAATAATGTTTATTAGTGTGCTGGTCTGATTGAAGATGGCCATAATAGAGGCTGAAAATGCTATAACTActgaggttaggcagcatttggggaAGGTTAATATTTCAGGCTGAGGACCCTTTGTTAAATCTGGGTCAAATAAATTACTGACAAAAGGCCTTTGACCAAAAACATTAACTATtgtttctatccacagatgctgcttgatcagcTGCGTTCACAATACTTTGTTTTTATTGCACATTTCCAGAATTTCCAAGTTGTTTTACTTCCAATAGGTCTGCAAGTTATAGGTCAAACCTGCAGTTTCAACGGATAGATTAACACGATTTCAACACAAATTATTGATTATCTGTTATGTCCAATGTCTGCCTCTTCAGTTAGATATTTTTCTTATACAATTTTAAGAGTCAGAAGAGTAAATGTGGTTCCTCACCAAAGACAGTTTAATTCTCAATGAAATTTGGATTGAAATATACATAACAGAATCAGTAAATTGTTTCAACATTAGAGTAACAGAATGAGGGCCAAAATTACTCCGAGCTCTGTCTTCTAgaaataattttcttttttttttttaaatctaaaaaacTGCCGTAAACATTCAGGTTAAAGGTAACTGGGTTGGattatagagaaaaataaaaccaCGTCAAATGCTTGGTTTATCACCAAGTTGATAGGTCCAAAGTCTTTCCCCTCAAGATTTTTATTATCATTGCTCAGCTACTGCTAAGACTGGTGCAGACTTTACCCAAACACTCCATATACTTGTATCGAGAGATATGGTAGAATCAAACTTCTGAAATTTAGCAGTTTGATTATACTTTGCCTAGTCCAATATAGCAGATTTGATCATCAGGCAGACTTAATCCTGAATAGTTTGAAACCTCCAATACCTATCAAATCTAGAACAGTCACAGAGACCAAGAGAATGTACTTAACTTCACAGCATGATCAAGTTCAGTTACACAAGAATTTGATTTGTATCCTATTGAACTGTTTGGTAAAGGCAATATTTTGTTCCTAGTAAGGGACAAATAACATTCTCCAATTCCTCGCCTATTCCACTGTAAAAGCAGCAACTAAATTTGCAGGTAATTCACAATTCCTCTCCTGCCCTTGTGAAGATTAACTGCAGCCACACAAGTTGACAGTGGATACTTCAGTGGTCTATGCAGTTCCTCCAAAATAGTTATCTCAGTGGCATAAAAAGATTTTGAAAGTGCAACCCGAAAAGCTAATTGTTACCATTTCCACGACTGAATGCTTCAGCTGAATACGTGCAGCACTATTCTATACAATGACATTCATAAGCTGGGAATTTCAATTTGACTGCGAATCCATGAAAATCTCAAAATCAGATTAACTGACTatttaaaatgaaaattaaagTCATTGCCAAATAGAATAGGTGACATTATAAGTATCCACACTAAACTGAAAACAGAGCAGATTATGACTTTACCTCGATCATCCCTGTTCTTGTTGAAGCAAATGAAGACATGTTCAACGTGAAGATGTTCTTCAGCAAATTCAAGCAGGATGGTAAAGCTGAAAGTAATGGATGAGTTAGGATTTGATACTAGATTGATTGTACAAAATGGCTATTAACAAAAAAGGCATTAATAAGTCTGTTGTTCTTGCAGTGCAAATTGAACGCGTTAACTGATCAATTCAACTAAAGAATGACAACTGCCCTATTACATTGTAGAATTAGTCTCCACGAGTCTCATTGCCTCCCATTGTAGACTGCAAAAAACCCATTCCACATAAGAGGCAGAACTTTGGAACAACGATTTACTAAATTCGCTCCTCAACATACCTTTCTTTGCTTCCTTCAGGCAATGCCCCACCTGGGAGTTCAATATACAGATTGTTGTTGTTCAGTACAGTTCTCCAGTGAACAATTCTTGTATCAGTAAGCTTGGACTGGAAGTGAAGTATTTTAGTCCTGCTGCTTGCACTCAAATCTTCTGTTACACTCAACCGATTATCCTGGAATAACAAAATATTTATGATGCAATTTCCAAGCATACATTTAATTAACTAAACACTCCAAAATGTAGTAAAAACtacatttaaaatatgttttataAGTAATTAAATTAGCAATTGATTTGTATTTTGCCCAAAATCCATAGCCCATTGACATAGGCAAGTATCATCTTTCAAGAACCTTGATTACCTTTATTTTGTGCACTAAACTGCTTTTGCCAACATTCTGCCCTCTGATGTTTTTTTCTTAACTATACAGTACATTTGTACAACTGAGGGTTATTAGTGAATATGCaccattaaaaaaataacagaTTGATTGCAAGACACAgcatgaatacaagccctttgacccagagtccacgctggccaacaaTTACCTgtttacacttgttctatgttatcccactttctcatccactccctacatcctAGGGGCAATTTCCTTTTTTTCCTGCAGGATAATTAACCACATGATTTGGGATAAAGGTGAAACATAAGAACGTGAATCCGAAGGAAACCTACGCAgctacagggagaacgttcaaactccatgtagacaacgTCAATGGGCAGCATCAAACCTAGGTGTCTGATGCTGAGAGATAACAGCTCTACTAGCCTGGAGAATATTACATGGATTACTGATGCTTCAGGCTGCAACCCTTCAGCGCTGAagagccccaacccaaaacataacctacccattttctccagagatgcgatttggccagctgaattactccagcactttgtgtcctttttgtaagccaacatctgcagttccttatatccacATCTCTTTAAGGAATATTACATACAATTTTCACCATTTCACAAACAAATTGCTAATTTTATCCTCTGATACAAGCATTTTACTGTTCTGAGGAATTTCTCAGCAAGTTCAGGTTCATATTTTGATTCAACATGGAAGTTTAATACTTACTGAATACAGCACATTAGCTGCAAGATTGTGATCCCTTTGAGCATTCCCTCGCCCACCTGGGATCTTCAAGGGTGGGTGAGGGACATCAGGAACACCACAGAGGCCCCGGACCAGGGTGACGACAGGAAGTGGAGGACATCCTGGAGCTGGAAAGATGGCAAGTTTTAACACCTAGCATTAAATGGCCAGAAATTTGGCCAACTTCAAATCGCCAAAATTAATTGTCAATTAAAATTTAGTTCAAACCAGTGATCACTAGGATTCTGCCATTTCATTATTTGGTTCAAATAACATTAGTATGTAAAGATCAGTAGTTCAGCTAGTCATGGGCTGCAGCTAAGTCAAACATTGCTATCATTTGGCATTGATATAACACCTAGTAAGATGAAGTTATGtcacgggggaagggggaagaaatCAAGCAGGAAGCCAATTGATTATTCACCATTTACAAATTTAAAACAGCCTCTTAAATCACAACTGTGTgggcattttattttaaatcccTTTATTTATCCTTACTCCAAAATTTATTTATCAACACTGTTTGGACATTGTttaccttgcacttccttattaTGTTAAACATTTAAATGCTAGTATTTAATCAGCAAAAATAACACGTCAATTGGAAAATTCAGCAGGGCCAGGCCACCGCGTTTCCATCAGCCACTTGTTATTTAATGCTCCAGTTTTTTCAGCGTCTGCAATTTCTCGTATCACCACAATTTTTTTTGcacgtttggggggggggggtgaccacATGCAGAATGGTTCACGCAGCCTGGATGCAATttaaaacgggggggggggggagtaaatgGCAAGAGGAAGTGTAgtacaggagggagggagggcagtatTTAAAGAGGGGCAGTAGGAGCAGAGGGGTGCAAGGGAGGGGCAGTAGGAGCAGAGGGGTGCAAGGGAGGGGCAGTAGGAGCAGAGGGGTGCAAGGGAGGGGCAGTAGGAGCAGAGGGGTGCAAGGGAGGGGCAGTAGGAGCAGAGGGGTGCAAGGAAGGGGCAGTGAAGgtggaggaagggatgggagTAGAAAGGGACAAGGGAGAGGCAGTAGAAGAGGgacagggagtgggggtgggagaacaGTAGAATGGGTAAAGGAATGAAAAGgccaccttgccccccccccccccagggcagACCAACTGGCAACTGTGGACTTCCAACTGGATCCCCAGtctaacacacccacacaccacgtcACCTCGGCAGATGCAGCCTGAGGGAATTTTCAAACCATATTTTtttcctctctgtccccatctgCTCACCACACATTAGCGGGAGGAGGGGAAgcatgttgttttttttgtttgtttccttCCCACCCCAGCAGCCGCCATTTTATGAACTTTTTACGCCCTCCATTACCCGCACAGGTTGCAGCCACAACAGCCAGACCTTTGTTCCTCAATGTTAATTCCACCTTGTCTCTCACTGCAagtattttttcccctctctcccggGGGACGGGGCAAAGAGAAGGGATTAGATGATTCAACCGCAGGATGATTATATTAACCGGGATGCTGCACGTTTGTGCAAGGAAGCGTGGGGCCTGTAACCGTGGGGAGAGAGCCGAGTGACCACATACAGAATGGTTCACGCAGCCTGGATGCGATTTAAAACAACATGGCATAATTATTAAAGGGCCGGGGTAGGAAGGGCAGCAGTAGAGGGGTAGGGAGGGCAGCagtagagggggatggagggcagaagagggaaaaagaagagggtgagggaaggcagaagagggagagggtgagggaaggcagaagagggggagggagggaaaaagaaggagggtgggagggtagaagagggggagggagggcaaaagaaggggggagggagggcaaaagaagggggagggggggcaaaagaagggggggagggagggcaaaagaaggggggagggagggcaaaagaagggggggagggagggcaaaagaagggggggagggagggcaaaagaagggggggagggagggcaaaagaaggggggagggagggcaaaaGAAGAGGATGAGGGAGGGCAGAAGAAGAGGAGTAGGAGAGGAGGGCGGTGGAGGGAGGGCAAAAGAAGAGGATGAGGGAGGgcagaagagggggagggagggcagaagaggggtaggagaggaggggagggagggcagaagaggggtaggagaggaggaggaggacaggaagggggaaaggaagggCATCCAAACCAACCCCGTTTCATTCGATGCCTACCTTTCGATACTAGTATTACTACTAAACGTCATGGAGGGCATTTTGTTTCCTTCTTTTTCTCTAGCAAAACAGTGACTATTCAAAATGCGCTGGAGGGAGATCTTGACCATCCGGCCTTAGGTTGCTCCACGGGACACCAGCTGAAAGGCTGTGTGGTGGCAGCGCGCTGGTGTGAACGGAGGAGGAGAGTATGGGGTTTGTGTAAGAGTCACCGCCTCACACACAGCGCTGGGCCAGCAAGGCTCACTGTGACGCAGTGGCCGCGGGGCGGGGGTATTTATAGCGTGTTGCCGCGCTGCCTCATGGGCAGTGGGGCTCGCAGTGCTTAATGGGAAGTGGGGCACGCGCGTGCGCGGTCtttataatatttttaaaaatccgtTTGACCGGCGGTTAACACCGGCGTGATTAAAAAATGTTGGACGTTTTATCTTATTTAAAAGaacaataatatatatatatttaaaaacgacagaggaaacaaaacaaaaggctGGCACAGGTGCTGCTACCGGAATATTTTGTGGGAAGTACCCCGTTACTATGTCTTATCTTCTTAAAAAAATATTGTTCTAAAATTAAACTTTCTTGCAGACTGAACCAGTTACTTCACGGTGTTTGGTAGTGCGAGGCTTTTGTTTGATGTGTATGATGACGCTCAGATCACTGGAAGTGATGATTTTGCGCTTTAAATGCTTCCAGTTGGTGGGctaggagttggagggagggccGAGCGGCGGCAGCTCCACCCCGGCCACTCGGCCACCCGTGACTTCACACGAtacgatgggatgggatggggaggtgAGGCTAGCTGGCTGCTGTTACAACACAAATTAAGAAACAAGTTTTGGGTTtaatattgttatgtgtaccgaggtataatcaaatactttgttttgcatgctatcccaacTCAGATGTGCCATATATAAATGCAATAAAgttaaattcaagtacaataggtagagtgaagggaaaggtaTAGAATATAGTCaacagcattgtagcacaacagttctagagacaaagtccaatgtccacattgaGGTAGGGATGAATCAGACTGTACCATAGTTtacggaaggactgttcagaagcctgataacatatggaaagaagctgttcctgagtgtggCGTTGTGGTTATTTTATTGGGAACTGGAGAATCGCTTATTTGAACAGGTATGTCGATTGAAAAGGTTTAAAGGAATGCGAGCCAAATGGGGATAGATGAGaccagctcagatggggcatcttggtgggcgtGGACAAGTTAGACAGAAAGGCCTGTTGTCATGCTGATGATaacacacaaaatgccagagcggcacggtagcgcagcggtagagttgctgctttacagcgaatgcagcgccggagactcaggttcgatcctgactacgggtgctgcactgtaaggagtttgtacgttctccccgtgacctgcgtgggttttctccgagatcttcggtttcctcccacactccaaagacgtacaggtatgtaggttaattggctgggtaaatgtaaaaattgtccctagtgggtgtaggatagtgttaatgtacggggatcgctgggcggcacggacttggagggccgaaaaggcctgtttccggctgtatatatatgatatgatatgatatgatatgagtaacTCTGCCGGTcagaaggatccagacccaaaatgtcacctatccattttctatgtatttttctcaatgattttgttttaatataAATTCCCTCTCATTGACTTCTGAAACACTGACATTGGGGTGCtttaaattaaaaatcaaaatttTCCATTGTTGCATTTTCTTAAACATCTGTGTCTAATTTACATGAACAGGGCCTCAAAATTTAATTTTCATGCCTTGAGATAGATTCAGAAAAGAAATTGGCATGTTTTTATGTTTGCCTGTGGCTCTTAATTATTTACACTACTTACTGTTTGTTTCATGCAGTTTAAGTGTGTTAATGGTATATCTTGCCACTGGCAAGATCAGGAGAAattgtgcagatcttggtggttcTAAAGCACTAAACTGTATATTTAGTTCAGACGCGATTGTTCAAGCACGCTCAAAATGGGTTTAAAATTGTATTAATCCAGTGGCCATATACTTTTATTTATTGCCTGAGAtccagtgaaatgcttgttcctCATGCTCTGCAGTCAAACCATACTATAGTGAGAATAATAGATCCTCTTATGGAACAACAATcaaagagtcaccatgttctggcgccatcttgcaacttccaagtctctaaAAAGTCCAATCTTGGCCCAAGGGAATATGTAATTTCTTATTTTAAAGTCCAGTGTCCTGTTTGCATTGGACCACTGAAGTGGGGATCGGCCTGGCCCAGCTCTATGCCGTTGGCTCCTTCCACCACTGCGCCGTGCAGCTGCCTCATGCAGCGCATGATCCACTCACCCGGCTGCTGTAGGTCTCAGCCACCTCCGCTGACACCACGACCCATGACCGGCGCAAACATCGCATCTGTCATCTCCAGCAGCTGCACTTCTGCTTCCATGTGCCAAGCTTGCCATGTCTCATTTCCAGAGCCAATCACAGAACTTCTGGGCACTCTCTGAGGGCACAGGACACAAGTGTATTACATTTATTGACATTAAATGTGTCTGGTGTAGGAAGAAAACTGTAATACCCAAACTTTTTTAACTTTTAGTTTGTTATGATGAAAATAGTCAAAATAACAGGCCCTGTAGCCtaactggtccatgccaaccaatttgTCTAACTGAGTTAGACATAAACTAGAGCTagatggcagtctgaagaaaagtcctgacctgaaacgtcgcagtCTGCAGAATGGTCCAGACCctaaacgttacctatcctttttctccagagatgctgcctaacccgttgagttactccagcactttgtgtctttttttgtaaaccagtaactACAGTTCCTTTTATCCACATTGGAAGGAATATTACATAAAATGTTCACCATTTTACAAACAAATTGGCATAAGCAAGCATCTgcttgtttctttgtttctactatctAACTGAAATCGTCCTATTTGCCTAtggccacatccctctaaaccttttctatccatgtgcctgtccaaatacctttgtGAAAACATCTGAGTATGCTGGTATTGAATGTATAGGCACTGAGAATGTATGGAGTTTTTCCAGAGTTTCTATTATTTTATTATGAATaaagttttttgttttgttttaatctttgaaacattgtaattgtacccaactttacagcttcctctggcagctcatctcaTATAGCCACTACCCTCTTtgtgggaaaaagttgcccctaaggtcctttaaaaaaaaaaatcctttatcaCCTTAAAACTGTCCCCTCTAGTTTATAAATAATTCTAATGGATTCTACCACTCATACAAAACTTTACGTTGAAAAGCAGCATAATACTACTATCTTTACTTCAAATGTCAATTAGCAATGTAAGAAAATGTTCTGCAATTCGAGTCGGGCTTCAGAACCAAAAAGATAAGTGGGTTAggtttcttcagtctaaagaagggtctcaacccaaaacatcccctattCTTTCTCTGctgtttgatctgctgagttactccagttttttgtgtctatctttggtttaaaccagcatc contains these protein-coding regions:
- the oaz1a gene encoding LOW QUALITY PROTEIN: ornithine decarboxylase antizyme 1a (The sequence of the model RefSeq protein was modified relative to this genomic sequence to represent the inferred CDS: deleted 1 base in 1 codon), producing the protein MVKISLQRILNSHCFAREKEGNKMPSMTFSSNTSIESSRMSSTSCRHPGPGPLWCSDVPHPPLKIPGGRGNAQRDHNLAANVLYSDNRLSVTEDLSASSRTKILHFQSKLTDTRIVHWRTVLNNNNLYIELPGGALPEGSKESFTILLEFAEEHLHVEHVFICFNKNRDDRAPLLRTFSFLGFEIVRPGHPLVPKRPDAFFMMYTFERDSSDEE